The sequence below is a genomic window from Leisingera sp. M658.
TTGTTGGCCTGCTTCCACTTGTCGAAATGTTTTGTCGCGACCTGCTCAATCGACTTTTCGTAATTGGCAAAGATCTTTTTGATGTCTGCGTCCAGCTCCTTGCATTCCTTATCAGTCAGCGGCAGCACCGAACCCAGATCGTTTGCCTGGCTGACGCGCAGGCTGCATTCGGCCAGAAGCTTTTTGTATTCCTTGGTGGCGTCATCATAAAGCTTGGCGACAAAACGGGCGTCGGTATCCAATTCGGCGGCCACTTTCTTGTCGACTTCCACGGTGGCGGCAAAATTCATATTGCCGAGCTGAACAAACTTCGGCTTCACCGCCTTGGTCACCTCGTTCTTGACGTCTGCCTTGATGATTGTGAGTTTTTCGGTTGCCATTGTGTTCTCTCATGCCTCTACAGGTCTAGTGGCCGGATGGATGCCCTAAAACAGCTTGGAAACACAACGAAACGAATAAAACCGGCCTGCTCATTGGCCACTTTAGCCATCTGGCGGTTAGAAAAAAGCAAAAGCTTCCTGCCAGGCCGGGGATTGGAATGGCATCGGCCGTTTCCGGACGCAAATCAGTGGATCGGGAAGGATCGAAACAGCGCAGCCGAACCGGAGGCAAGGCGGGGAGGGTGGTAGGCCCGGCAGGATTCGAACCTGCAACCAAAGCGTTATGAGCGCTCTGCTCTAACCGTTGAGCTACAGGCCCGCCATGGTTTCGTGGTTAGGAAATGGGACGGGCGAGGTCAAGCGGTGATTGCAGGGCGCACCGGTGAATTTGCCGTGCGGGGCCGGTGCAGTGCCTCCAGCCGCGCCACCGTGTTCTCGATGGTCAGATCCCGGCGCCGGTCCGGGGTGCGGCGGGAGGGGTAGACCGCAAAGACTTCTTTGAGCGGCGCCTCATAGCCGGGCAGCACCAGTTCGTATTCACCAGCGGCAAGCTGCGCCTCGATCATGAAGCGGGGCGCGCGGGTAAAACCGGTACCGCTGCTGACGGCCCGCATGATCAGATCCGGGTCATCGGCGGTAAAGCCGACCTGCACCGGCGCCGGAAACTCCTGCCCGCCGCGGCGCAGCGGGAAGAAACCGCGGGTCTGGTCCTCGTGGTGCTGGATGAATTTGAGCCGCTGCAGGTCTTCCGGTTTCTGCGGGCGGGTTTCGCGGTCTAGATATTCCGGTGTGGCAAACAGCACCGTTTCCAAGGTCGATATCTTGCGTCCGAACCCGTCGGTATCCCCCAGCCGCCCGGTGCGGATCGCCAGATCGTAGCCTTCGCGCACCACGTCGACCAGCCGGTCCTCGAGCCGCATCACGATATTCAAGTCCGGGTGCTGCTGGTTCAGCTCCAGCAGCATCGGCCCGATCACGCTGCGCCCGAGGAAAGAATTCACGCTGACGCGGAAAGTGCCCGATACACTGCCCTCCAGCGCGTCCAGCTCTGCCGTCATCCGGTTGTAGCCGGACAGCAGCGTCTGCGCGTGGCTGTAGATCAGATCGCCCGCACGGGTGGCATGAATGCCCTTGGCGGTGCGGTGCAGCAATTGCTGGCCTGTCAGGGTCTCCAGTTGCTTGATCTGCTGGCTGACTGCGGATTGGCTGATACCGCGGCGCTGGGCGGCCCGGTTCAGGCTGCCTTCGTCCAGGGCAATGGTAAATGTCTCAAGCAGGGTGAACCGGTCCATCGGATGCCTATCAGTGTTGCTTATAACTGCTATCGGATCTGCTGGGCTGTAAGTACCGGACCATCAGGGTTATTTCCGGCTCACAGGAAAATTCTCCTCAATTGGATATCGGAGTTTCTTATGACAATCAATCGCAGGGTATTTTTGAACGGGCTTGCGGCGGCTCCGGCGGCGGCACTGGCAGGCGGGTTTTGGGGCGGCGGCGCTGCTATGGCTGCGTCAGGGGCAGCAGAGGCGGCGCCAGTTACGCATTCTTTCACTTTGGGAGATGCCCGGATCACGGTTCTTCTGGACGGGCATCTTCCGCTGGGGACGCAGCTGTTCAATGATTACGACGCGGCTAAATCCGAACCCGTTCTGGCGCAGGGGCTGCACCGGTTGCAGGACGGCGCGCTGCAGATCCCGGTCAACGGCTATCTGGTGGAGCGCGGCGGGCAGAAGCTTCTGATCGACACCGGCACTGCCCAGCTGATGGGGCCGGGGCTTGGCGCGCTGGGAGCCGGTCTGGCGGCAGCGGGCGTGACGCCTGAGAGCATCAATACGGTGCTGCTGACCCATATTCACCCGGACCATTCCGGCGGGCTGATCACCGCGGACGGAGCCGGGGTTTTTGCCAATGCCGAACTGGTGGTCGCGCAGCGGGAATGGGATTTCTGGCATGATGACGGGATCCTGGCCGGGGTGCCCGAGGCCAGCCGCGGCTTCTTTGACATGGCCCGCAATTCCGTGGCGCCTTATGCCGGCCGGCTGAAATTGCTGCAGGGAGAGGAAGAAGCCGCTCCCGGTTTCACTGCGCTGGAGCTGCCGGGCCATACGCCGGGCCACACCGGCTTCATGCTGGATGCGGGCGGCGAGGGGCTGTTGTTCTGGGGCGACCTGATTCACAGCGCCGCGCTGCAATTTGCCCTGCCGGACTGGACCGTCGCCTTTGACACAGACCCCGCGCAGACGGCGGCGACCCGGCGGCGGATGCTGGACCGGGCGGCAGCGGATAATCTGCTGGTCACCGGCGCGCATCTGGATTTCCCGGCGCTGGGCCGGGTGCTGCGCCAAGGCGATGCCTATGCCTATCAGGCGGCACCCTGGCAGTTTGGTATCTGAGATTGGCGGTACTGTCGTGAAAACCACCCTGCTGCGCCGTCCGGGATGGCGCAGCAGATTCCCTAGTTCCCTTCTGATGCGCCTTGCGCTAAAGGCTGCGCAACCGATTTGAAGGAGCCAAGTGATGACCAGCGGCAAGAACGGCTTGACCTATGCAGACGCAGGTGTGGACATTGATGCGGGCAACGCCCTGGTCGACCGGATCAAGCCGGCCGCCAAGCGCACCAACCGCTCTGGCGTGGCCAGCGGGCTAGGCGGCTTTGGCGCGCTGTTCGATCTGAAGGCTGCTGGATACAATGACCCGATCCTGGTCGGCGCCACCGATGGTGTCGGCACCAAGCTGCGGATCGCCATCGACACCGGCGTGGTGGACGGCGTTGGCATCGACCTGGTGGCGATGTGCGTCAATGATCTGGTCTGCCAGGGCGCCGAGCCGCTGTTCTTCCTCGACTATTTTGCCACCGGCAAGCTGGAAACCGAAGTTGCGGCACGCATCATCGAAGGCATCGCCGAGGGATGTGTGCGCTCGGGCTGCGCGCTGATCGGCGGTGAGACGGCTGAAATGCCCGGCATGTACCCGGAAGGCGATTTCGACCTCGCAGGCTTTGCTGTCGGCGCGATGGAGCGCGGCACGGCGCTGCCCGAAGGCGTGGCCGAGGGCGACGTGCTGCTGGGCCTGGCCTCTGACGGGGTGCACTCCAACGGCTACTCATTGGTGCGCAAGCTGGTAGACGTTTCCGGCCTCGGCTGGGATGCGGACTGCCCGTTTGGCGAAGGCACCCTGGGCGCCGCACTGCTGACCCCGACACGGCTCTATGTCAAACAATGCCTGGCCGCGGTGCGGGCAGGGGGCGTGCATGCGCTGGCCCATATCACCGGCGGCGGCCTGACAGAAAACCTGCCGCGGGTTCTGCCCGAGGATCTGGGCGCCGACATCGACCTGAACGCCTGGGAGCTGCCGCCCGTGTTCAAGTGGATGGCAGAGACCGGCAATATCGCCGAAGCGGAAATGCTGAAGACCTTCAACTGCGGCATCGGCATGATCCTGTCGGTTTCTGCCGACCGTGCTGACGCGCTGACAGGAATTCTGGAAGGCGAAGGCGAGACCGTGGCCCGCCTGGGCACCGTCACCGCTGGCGCCGGCATGCGTTATACCGGCAAGCTGCTGTGAGCCATAAGAAGGTCGCCATACTGGTTTCGGGCGGGGGCTCCAACATGGTGTCCCTGGTTGAAAGCATGACTGGCGATCATCCGGCCCGGCCCTGTCTGGTGCTGTCCAATGATGCCGAAGCGGGCGGTCTTAAAAAGGCCGCCGCCGCCGGAATTGCCACCGCAGCCGTGGATCATAGGCCTTTCGATGGCGACCGTGCTGCCTTTGAGGCGGAGCTGGTGAAGCCGATCCTGGAGGCTGGCGCCGATATCGTCTGCCTCGCGGGTTTCATGCGGGTGCTGACCGCCGGGTTCGTGTCGCAGTTCGAAGGCCGGATGCTGAACATCCACCCCTCCTTGCTGCCGAAATACAAGGGCCTGCATACCCATGCCCGCGCGCTGGAGGCCGGCGATGTTGACCACGGCTGCACCGTGCATGAGGTGACGCCGCGTCTGGATGACGGCCCCATTCTGGGCCAGGCACGGGTGCCGGTTCTGGAAAACGACACGCCGGATACGCTGGCGGCCCGGGTTCTGGTGCAGGAACACCTTCTGTATCCGGCTGTGCTGCGCCGCTTCGCCGCGGGAGATAAGACGCCGGTTCAGCTGGGCTGAAGCCCGGCTGATTGCATTGCCCGGGACAAGCGCGTATCACGTCCCGGCCCACATGAGATTGAAAAGCCGGAATTTATGAAAACTCTGACCACCACCGAAGACCTGCAGGCCTTTTGCGAAACCGCCGCACAGTATCCTTATGTCACGGTGGATACCGAGTTTTTGCGGGAACGGACCTATTATTCCAAACTCTGCTTGATCCAGCTGGCCTTTGCCGGCGACGGCGAAAATGATGCGGTTCTGGTTGATCCGCTGGCCGACGGTATTTCGCTGGAGCCGCTTTATACGCTGTTCCGCGACGAGAACGTGGTCAAAGTGTTCCACGCTGCCCGTCAGGATCTGGAAATCTTCTGGGTCGATGCGAACGTCTTTCCCAAGCCGCTGTTCGACACTCAGGTGGCGGCGATGGTCTGCGGCTTTGGCGATCAGGCGGGCTATGAAACGCTGGTGCGCAAGATCGTCAAGCTGGGCGTCGACAAGACATCGCGCTTTACCGACTGGTCGCGCCGCCCTCTGAGCGAGGCGCAAAAGACTTATGCGCTGGCCGATGTGACCCATCTGCGCAAGATTTATGAGTTCCTGGCCGCGGAATTGCAAAAGAGCGGACGCGCCCATTGGGTGACCGAGGAACTGCAGGTGCTGACTGACCCGGCGACCTATGACATTCAGCCCCAGGACGCTTGGAAACGGGTCAAAACCCGGACCTCCTCGGGCAAGTTTCTGGCGGTTGTGCGCGAATTGGCGGCGTTCCGCGAAACCTATGCGCAATCCAACAATGTGCCGCGTAACCGGGTGTTCAAAGATGACGCGCTGGTGGAGCTGGCCTCGACCAAACCGCGCAATCCCGGCGATCTGGGCGGATCCCGCCTGCTGTTGCGCGAGGCGCGCAAAGGTGCGATTGCCGAAGGGATCCTGGCGGCCGTGGCCAAGGGGGCTGACTGCCCGCCCGAAGACCACCCCAAGATGGACCGCAGCAAGGAAAAGCTGCAGGTAAACCCGGCGCTGGCGGATCTGTTGCGGGTGCTGTTGAAGGCCAAGACCGAAGCGGAGGGCGTGGCGGCCAAGCTGATCGCCCCCAGCGCGGACCTGGACGCTATTGCTGCGGGGCTGCGCGATGTCCCGGCCCTTAACGGCTGGCGGCATGAAGTGTTCGGCGCCGATGCGCTGCGTCTGTGTGACGGCAAGATCGGTCTTGCTGCCAAGGGGCAGGACGTAAAGGTTGTGGAGCTGTAAGACGCCCCAGCCGCTGTAAGCAATTCTAAAAAAAGAAAAACGCCCGCAAATCCTGCGGGCGTTTTTCTTATCGGTCGGTCTTGAAATCAGCGGCGGCGGCTTTCGCGGGCATTCTGCGCGCCATTCACACGCACGGTGCGGATACCGGCCAAGTCCTGATTTGTGACCGTGCGGGCGGCATGGATGGTGCGGCTGAATTCACTGCCGGTTGCGGTGCTGGTTTCCGGGTAGACCACCCGGAAATCCAAGCTCAGGACGCCCTCTTCACTGCTGTCGGCGGGGCGCAGAACAACGTCATAGGCGCCCTGGCGGCTGGCAATGGCCGTTGCATAGATGATGGCGCCGGATGCGGTGCGTTCGATCCGCATTTCGGTGATCTGGCCGGCCAGGACAGTGGTATCCTTGGGCTCAGGCCGGGCAAAGATGCCGCGGGCATTGCTGTCTTGCGGCAGCAGCGGGTTGGTGTTTTCCGCCACCGGCGCTTCGGCAGGCGCGGAGCTGCCGAACCAGTTGGACGGGTTGATCCGCGACTGTTTCCAGCCGCCGCAGCCTGCCAGCATCAGCGCGCAGGCCAATGTAAGAGCCAATGGTTTATGCATCTGTCCCCGCCCATTCAAAATGTCTTTGCAACGGATTACCCGATTGGCCGCGGCTTGAAAAGCGGTTGAAATGGGGCGGGCAGGGGCTTAGGTGCTGATCTGCACCGGATGCGGGTTTTGAGGATGGACGATAATGGCCACTGCCGCCTTTGAAGAGATCGTGGAAGACTTTGAGTTCATGGAGGACTGGGAGGACCGCTACCGCCATGTCATCGATCTGGGCAAGGCGATGCAGCCGCTGGACGACGCGCTGAAAGTGCCCGCAACCAAGGTCGACGGCTGCGCCAGCCAGGTCTGGCTGCATGCCACGATCGACGGCGGAGAGTTCCGGTTCGACGGCGACAGCGATGCGATGATTGTGCGCGGACTGATTGCGGTGCTGCGCTGCCTGTACAATGGTCTGGGGTATAAGGACGTGGTGGCCGTGGATGCCAAGGCAGAGCTGGGACGGCTTGGGCTGAACGATCATCTGTCTTCGCAACGCTCAAACGGGTTGCGGTCGATGATCGAGCGGATCCGCGAAACCGCGATGGCCCAGGCCTGAGGCAGCAGGGCGAGGGGCCGGCCCCTCGCGCTCCCCGGAGTATTTCAGGAAAGATGAAAGGCTAGCCTGCCCAGCCTGAAAGCGTGGTTTCCAGATCGCCATAGCCGGTGTGGCGGTGTTCGAATTCCAGACCCATGCGGTCCGCGCAGTCGCGCGCCTTTTCCACCAGCTTGGGGTCGCTGATCTGCGACTGGTAGACCAGTTTGGTGTAATTGCCGAACACCATGTCCCGCAATTCGGGGTTCTTGTCTATGCCCATTGGGCGCCAGATAAAGGCATCGAATTGCTTGACCAGGAAATCGGTCAGGTAAAAGGCAGTGATTTCGCCTGCATCCGCATGGGCGGCGAAGGCCTCATTGCCTTCAAAAAAGGAATAGCAATGCGGGCCTGCCACCATTTCAACGCCCAGCTCTGCGCATTTGCGTTCCAGCGCACCGCCGGTTCCGCAATCAGCATAGACCACGAAGATCTTGTCATAAACGGCTGAGTGTTTGGCTACGGCGCCGTCGACGGCATCGACAATCTGGTCCGGATAGAGGTGCAGTTTGGCGGGCAGGCAAGTGAGGTCGATGTGATCCAGCCCGTTTTTCTCCTTGATATCAAGGATCTCGCGCGCAAGCGCGCCACAGGCGATCAGCAGGATGCGGCCGGATTTCTTTTCAGGGGCAGCCAAGCCCTGTTCGGTGAGGGATGTTTCCTCAAGCGTCCGCCCGGTGGGGGGGCGGAAGGCAGCCCGCTCGGTCAAGCGGGCTGCGCGTCCTTTGCGTGCCAAATCAGGCGCTCATCGAGTTGTGCTTGCGGGCCACCATATCCTTGGCCATTTCCACAGCCACGGCGGCGTCACGGCAATAACCGTCGGCGCCGATTGCCTTGCCGAACTCTTCGTTCAGCGGCGCGCCGCCAACAAGCACGATGTAATCATCACGCAGGCCTTGCTCGACCATGGTGTCGATCACCACCTTCATGTAGGGCATGGTGGTGGTCAGAAGAGCTGACATGCCAAGGATGTCCGGCTTGTGCTCACCCAGGGCTTCCAGGTAATTTTCGACCGGGTTGTTGATGCCCAGATCGACAACTTCAAAGCCCGCGCCTTCCATCATCATCGAAACCAGGTTTTTGCCGATGTCGTGGATGTCGCCTTTGACGGTGCCGATTACCATCGAACCCACCTGCGGGGCGCCGGTTGCAGCCAGCAGCGGTTTCAGGATGGCCATGCCGCCCTTCATCGCGTTGGCCGCCAGCAGAACCTCGGGGACGAACAAGATGCCGTCGCGGAAGTCGGCGCCAACGATGGTCATGCCGCCTACCAGAGCCTTGGTCAGAACATCATACGGCGCCCAGTCGCGCGAGAGAAGAATGCCAACGCCTTCTTCGATTTCCTCTTTGAGACCATCATAGAGGTCGTCAAACATCTGCTGAACAAGTTCCTCGTCATCGAGTTCCGACAGGATGATGTCTTCTTCGTCCGACATTCGCATATTCCTTGCTTACGGGGCGGCGTGCCTCGTGTTGGCCTAGTTTTGGGACTTTTGTGACAGAATGACGCCCCGGGACTGCATTGTTTGCGACATAGCTATTGTCCGAACCGACGTATAAGAGGAAATTCGATGATTTGGTAATGCGGATTATGCATGAAAATCTTCAGTTCTGCGCATTTGTTCTTTATTTGTTCTTGCTGCGGGTGCATAGTGCGGCAATGCCTTATCAGGACGGTTCCCAGCCCATGCGACGCAAAGCGCGTGCCAGTCTCAGCAATGCGGCAGGGCGGTTCGATTTGGACCGTTGCCAAGTAGATGATGGCTGGTTGCCAGAACCGGATACGGAGGTGATTCCCACTGAAGTGCGGCACGAGACGGCGCGGTCGCTGATCAGTTACAACCGGTCGCCGGATCTGCCGTTTGACCGCTCCATCAACCCTTACCGGGGATGCGAGCATGGTTGCATCTATTGTTTTGCGCGGCCCAGCCATGCCTATCTTGGCCTGTCGCCGGGTTTGGATTTTGAGACCCGGCTGGTCGCACGCCCCAATGCGGCCGCGGTGCTGCGAAACGAACTGTCGGCGCCGCGTTACAAGGCGGCCGTGCTGGCGCTAGGCACCAATACCGACCCGTATCAGCCGTGCGAGCGGGACCATCGCATCACCCGCAGCTGCTTGGAGGTTTTGCGGGATTTCAATCATCCTGTGGCGATCGTCACCAAGGGTGCGATGGTGGAGCGGGACCTGGATATCCTGGCGCCGATGGCTGCCAAAGGGCTTGTGCGGGTGGGGGTTTCCGTTACCACGCTGGACCCGGAACTGTCCCGCCGGATGGAGCCGCGGGCCCCTTTGCCAGCCCGCCGTCTGGCCGCCATCCGGCGGCTGACGCAGGCGGGGGTGCCGGTGCGGGTGATGACCTCCCCTGTCTTGCCGGGGCTGACCGATCATGAGCTGGAGGCGCTGCTGGCAGCCGGGGCGGAGGCGGGTGCGGATGCCGCCAGCTGGATCATGCTGCGGCTGCCGCGGGAGGTGTCGGAGCTGTGGCAGGAATGGCTGGGCAAGCACGAGCCTGGCCGTGCGGCCAAGGTAATGGCGCGGTTGCGGGAAATGCATGGCGGGCGCGACTACGACCCGCGCTGGGGCCACAGAATGCGCGGCGAGGGGCGTTATGCCGAAATGATTGCGCAGCGGTTTAAGGCAGCCTGCCGGCGGCTGGGGCTGAAGGAGCGGACACCGGATCTGCGATGCGATCTGTTTGCCAGGCCGCCGCAGCCGGGCGACCAGTTGGCGTTGTTTTGATCCGCCTTTGATCCTGAGGAGCGGCTTTTTGTGCTAGGCTGTGATCATTCATGATTGAAAGGAAGGTGTGCTATGACTGCTGTCGCAGTGAAGGCACGTGTCACCGGCCGCGTGCAGGGTGTGGCGTTCCGCACCTGGGCCAGGGCAGAGGCGTTGCGCCACGGCCTGTCCGGCTGGATCCGGAATGAGCCGGACGGGTCGGTGCGGGCGTTGCTGATGGGGCCGGCCGCTGGCGTCGCCGATATGGTGCGCCGGATGGGCCGTGGGCCTGGCGCCGCCGCGGTGAAGGATGTGCTGACCGAACGGACAGTTCCCGACCCTGAAGTGAGCGGCTTCACAATCGTCCGCTAGGCCGGTGTGAACAGGCGGCTGGCGTCCTGTGCTGGGGCTTGCTGCGCAAGTAATACGGGCGGTCGCGCAGATAACATGCGTGTGCAGACAGGACATCCTGAGGGATTGTGAGGCGCGTTGGAGCCCAAAACAGGCTGAGACATAAGGGCGGGGCGCCGCAGGGCTATTGCGGCGCCGTTATTTTGCATTCCGGTGCTTCCACTGGCCGCGCTATAGTCCGCGGTGGCGGTGGCCCGAAAGATCAGGCGCGGCGGCGGCGGCGCGTGCGGCGCTCACCGCCTGCGTTTGCGTCTTCACCGGTACCATCGCTGTCGGAGGTGAAGGGGCCAAGCACTTCGACGATTTTCTCAAGAGCCGGGCGGTCGCCGCGCGGGCGGCTGTCCAGAGCGTCGCGCATTGCGCGCAGATGATCCGGCATGGTGCCGCAGCAGCCGCCGATGATCCTGGCGCCCGAGTCGCGGGCCATCACTGCGTATTCCCCCATCAGCTCGGGCGTGCCGTCGTAATGGATGTGGCCGTCGACATATTTCGGAATACCGGCATTGCCCTTGGAGATGATCGGGCGTTCAGTGCCCTGCGCCGCAAAGCCGAGCACAGTGCGCAGGATGTCCGAGGCACCGGTGCCGCAATTGGCGCCAAAGGCCAGCGGAGCATTGTCGAATTCCTCCACCAGCTGGGTGAGATCCGCCGAGGTCACACCCATCATGGTCCGCCCTGCGGTATCAAAGCTCATGGTGCCGCACCAGGGCATGTCCGCCAGTTTAAAGGCCTCAGCCGCGGCGCGGAATTCTTGCGGTGCCGAAATGGTCTCCAGCCACAAAACGTCGGCGCCGCCCTCCTTCAGGGCGTCAGCCTGCTCATGGAACATCTCGACCGCCAGGGCATGGGACATGTCACCGATGGGTTCAAAGATTTCTCCGGTCGGGCCGACGGAACCGGCCACGGCGATTTTGCGTTCCGCCTTGTCTGCCACCTCGCGGCCCAGTTCGGCAGCAATGCGGTTCAACTCGCGCACGCGGTTCTGAGCGTCATGCAGTTTCAGCCGCGCGGCAGTGCCGCCGAAGCTGTTGGTCAGGAACAGGTCGCTGCCCGCATCAACCGAGCCCTGGTACAGCGCCAGAATTTTCTGCGGTTCGTCCACGTTCCACAGTTCCGGCGCATCGCCGGACTGCAGGCCCATGGCGAACAGATTGGTGCCTGTTGCACCATCCGCCAGCAGGGCGTCTTTGGTTTCCAGCAACTGTTTGAAAGTGTTTGTCATCGGTTTCATCCCGTGTCAGCAGGCCGCCCGGGCGGGCTGGGCGGTAAATCGGTCTGTGTCCCCTGTCTCATGCCGGGCGGGCAAGGGCAATTTCATTTTCTTCATCTTCATTATGAGCGGGCGCTGCGGCGGCTGCGGGCTGCACGGCGGGCGGGCGGTGCACCAGGCGCAGCAGCTCGCCGATGCAAAGCGCCATCTGCAGCCAGCTGGGGGCTGCCATAT
It includes:
- the bmt gene encoding betaine--homocysteine S-methyltransferase, whose product is MTNTFKQLLETKDALLADGATGTNLFAMGLQSGDAPELWNVDEPQKILALYQGSVDAGSDLFLTNSFGGTAARLKLHDAQNRVRELNRIAAELGREVADKAERKIAVAGSVGPTGEIFEPIGDMSHALAVEMFHEQADALKEGGADVLWLETISAPQEFRAAAEAFKLADMPWCGTMSFDTAGRTMMGVTSADLTQLVEEFDNAPLAFGANCGTGASDILRTVLGFAAQGTERPIISKGNAGIPKYVDGHIHYDGTPELMGEYAVMARDSGARIIGGCCGTMPDHLRAMRDALDSRPRGDRPALEKIVEVLGPFTSDSDGTGEDANAGGERRTRRRRRA
- the rnd gene encoding ribonuclease D, encoding MKTLTTTEDLQAFCETAAQYPYVTVDTEFLRERTYYSKLCLIQLAFAGDGENDAVLVDPLADGISLEPLYTLFRDENVVKVFHAARQDLEIFWVDANVFPKPLFDTQVAAMVCGFGDQAGYETLVRKIVKLGVDKTSRFTDWSRRPLSEAQKTYALADVTHLRKIYEFLAAELQKSGRAHWVTEELQVLTDPATYDIQPQDAWKRVKTRTSSGKFLAVVRELAAFRETYAQSNNVPRNRVFKDDALVELASTKPRNPGDLGGSRLLLREARKGAIAEGILAAVAKGADCPPEDHPKMDRSKEKLQVNPALADLLRVLLKAKTEAEGVAAKLIAPSADLDAIAAGLRDVPALNGWRHEVFGADALRLCDGKIGLAAKGQDVKVVEL
- the purM gene encoding phosphoribosylformylglycinamidine cyclo-ligase, coding for MTSGKNGLTYADAGVDIDAGNALVDRIKPAAKRTNRSGVASGLGGFGALFDLKAAGYNDPILVGATDGVGTKLRIAIDTGVVDGVGIDLVAMCVNDLVCQGAEPLFFLDYFATGKLETEVAARIIEGIAEGCVRSGCALIGGETAEMPGMYPEGDFDLAGFAVGAMERGTALPEGVAEGDVLLGLASDGVHSNGYSLVRKLVDVSGLGWDADCPFGEGTLGAALLTPTRLYVKQCLAAVRAGGVHALAHITGGGLTENLPRVLPEDLGADIDLNAWELPPVFKWMAETGNIAEAEMLKTFNCGIGMILSVSADRADALTGILEGEGETVARLGTVTAGAGMRYTGKLL
- a CDS encoding LysR family transcriptional regulator, which produces MDRFTLLETFTIALDEGSLNRAAQRRGISQSAVSQQIKQLETLTGQQLLHRTAKGIHATRAGDLIYSHAQTLLSGYNRMTAELDALEGSVSGTFRVSVNSFLGRSVIGPMLLELNQQHPDLNIVMRLEDRLVDVVREGYDLAIRTGRLGDTDGFGRKISTLETVLFATPEYLDRETRPQKPEDLQRLKFIQHHEDQTRGFFPLRRGGQEFPAPVQVGFTADDPDLIMRAVSSGTGFTRAPRFMIEAQLAAGEYELVLPGYEAPLKEVFAVYPSRRTPDRRRDLTIENTVARLEALHRPRTANSPVRPAITA
- a CDS encoding PA0069 family radical SAM protein — translated: MRRKARASLSNAAGRFDLDRCQVDDGWLPEPDTEVIPTEVRHETARSLISYNRSPDLPFDRSINPYRGCEHGCIYCFARPSHAYLGLSPGLDFETRLVARPNAAAVLRNELSAPRYKAAVLALGTNTDPYQPCERDHRITRSCLEVLRDFNHPVAIVTKGAMVERDLDILAPMAAKGLVRVGVSVTTLDPELSRRMEPRAPLPARRLAAIRRLTQAGVPVRVMTSPVLPGLTDHELEALLAAGAEAGADAASWIMLRLPREVSELWQEWLGKHEPGRAAKVMARLREMHGGRDYDPRWGHRMRGEGRYAEMIAQRFKAACRRLGLKERTPDLRCDLFARPPQPGDQLALF
- a CDS encoding SufE family protein, whose translation is MATAAFEEIVEDFEFMEDWEDRYRHVIDLGKAMQPLDDALKVPATKVDGCASQVWLHATIDGGEFRFDGDSDAMIVRGLIAVLRCLYNGLGYKDVVAVDAKAELGRLGLNDHLSSQRSNGLRSMIERIRETAMAQA
- a CDS encoding acylphosphatase, whose amino-acid sequence is MTAVAVKARVTGRVQGVAFRTWARAEALRHGLSGWIRNEPDGSVRALLMGPAAGVADMVRRMGRGPGAAAVKDVLTERTVPDPEVSGFTIVR
- a CDS encoding DUF1638 domain-containing protein, whose translation is MARKGRAARLTERAAFRPPTGRTLEETSLTEQGLAAPEKKSGRILLIACGALAREILDIKEKNGLDHIDLTCLPAKLHLYPDQIVDAVDGAVAKHSAVYDKIFVVYADCGTGGALERKCAELGVEMVAGPHCYSFFEGNEAFAAHADAGEITAFYLTDFLVKQFDAFIWRPMGIDKNPELRDMVFGNYTKLVYQSQISDPKLVEKARDCADRMGLEFEHRHTGYGDLETTLSGWAG
- a CDS encoding MBL fold metallo-hydrolase, whose product is MTINRRVFLNGLAAAPAAALAGGFWGGGAAMAASGAAEAAPVTHSFTLGDARITVLLDGHLPLGTQLFNDYDAAKSEPVLAQGLHRLQDGALQIPVNGYLVERGGQKLLIDTGTAQLMGPGLGALGAGLAAAGVTPESINTVLLTHIHPDHSGGLITADGAGVFANAELVVAQREWDFWHDDGILAGVPEASRGFFDMARNSVAPYAGRLKLLQGEEEAAPGFTALELPGHTPGHTGFMLDAGGEGLLFWGDLIHSAALQFALPDWTVAFDTDPAQTAATRRRMLDRAAADNLLVTGAHLDFPALGRVLRQGDAYAYQAAPWQFGI
- a CDS encoding B12-binding domain-containing protein, with translation MSDEEDIILSELDDEELVQQMFDDLYDGLKEEIEEGVGILLSRDWAPYDVLTKALVGGMTIVGADFRDGILFVPEVLLAANAMKGGMAILKPLLAATGAPQVGSMVIGTVKGDIHDIGKNLVSMMMEGAGFEVVDLGINNPVENYLEALGEHKPDILGMSALLTTTMPYMKVVIDTMVEQGLRDDYIVLVGGAPLNEEFGKAIGADGYCRDAAVAVEMAKDMVARKHNSMSA
- the purN gene encoding phosphoribosylglycinamide formyltransferase, translated to MSHKKVAILVSGGGSNMVSLVESMTGDHPARPCLVLSNDAEAGGLKKAAAAGIATAAVDHRPFDGDRAAFEAELVKPILEAGADIVCLAGFMRVLTAGFVSQFEGRMLNIHPSLLPKYKGLHTHARALEAGDVDHGCTVHEVTPRLDDGPILGQARVPVLENDTPDTLAARVLVQEHLLYPAVLRRFAAGDKTPVQLG